GCTTCTCTCTTTTTATCTATAAAATTAGGTATATTATACTCATTAAATATAGAATGTACCAAAAAATCATATCGATTTAAATCTCTTGTGGCAAGAGTTATATCTCTATATCTAACATTCTTGTCTCTAACCAAATGTACAATTTCTTTAGCTATTTCTTCTACCTCTGAATACAAATTATTAAATTCTTTTATTTTTATATTTTTAGTTGGATTTATATATGTCTTATATGGATAAGCATTATAAAATTTTTCTAAATGCTGTAACTCTTGAATTCCTTCAAATCTTTTTATAACACCTGTATTCAAATTCACTTGTGGTAATATTTTTATTCCTTCTTCATTACATAATTGAGTTAATTTTGAGTAAGTAAATTTAGTTCTAGAAAACACATCTGCTTTGCTATATCCAATATAATTAACATTATCTACAGTCAAAGATATATTAACACTTTTAGCTTTATTTAATATACTTTTTATAACATTGTATTGATTTGGTGTAAAACCTGTAAATTCGTCTATATAAACATAAGCTCCTTCTAAATAGTTGCTCAATTCTATTTTTCCTGATAATGAAGTCAACATATCCTGAGCATCTATATAATTTTCATGTAACTTTCCTTCAAAAGAATTATATATCTTACTTATGTCCTTTAACTTTAAACTTAATGTCTCATTTTCTAATTCTTCAGATATGTTTTCTAACATTTCAGGACTTATATTGTACTGTTTCATTTCCGATATCATATCTGTAATTGAACTTACAAAACCAGATTGTGACTTTGATTTTGAAAATACATTTAACTCCTCACTTACATCTTCTATCGCTCGATACACCATCATTGCTTTTCCACTAGAATTTATATTTACATCTGTTAATCCTCCTGTTTGAGAAAAAACTATATTACTTAGTGTCTTAAAACTAAGTACTCTAACTCTTAAATACTTGTCCTTTTCTCTTCCTAAAAATAGTTTGCTTACTCTATTTTCAGCTTCAAATGTATACTGTTCTGGAACTAAAAGTATAACAGATGTCATTTCATTTTTTTGAGATTCTTTTTTAATTTCATCTAATATATATGTAGATTTTCCACTTCCACATCTACCTAATATAAACCTAAGTCCCATAAATTTCCGCCTCCAAAATACTATAATCTATTTCTTTATCATTGCATAATTTATTAAATTCACAATACTTACAATGACTTTTATTTCTATAGCACATACGTTCTTCTTTATTATATACCTTTTCTATATCATTGTATAGATTGTGTTCGTATGTATGTTCTTCATAATTTGTACTTTTTATCATGTTTATATAGTTTTGAATTTTATTTCTATTTATCTCATGTTTTTCTTCATCATATGAGATAGTAATTGGCAAATCATCAAATTCAGGTTGGTAATATTTCATACTTATATCTTTAACATTTACTTCTATTTTTAAAACTTTTGGTATAACTTCTTTTGCCAAAAACATATAAACTATTGTTTGAATCCTACTTTCTACATTTTTATAGTTAATCTTTTTAGACTCAGTTTTCCAGTCCCATACCTCTATATTTCCTTTTCCAATTACAATTAAATCATACTTTGCTTGTAATATGTCCCCATTTAAATTCATCCTTACTTCATATTCTGGTAAATATATTTTTTCTTTTTCGATGGGAACAATTTTTTTTATGTTCTCAATCCATTTTAAAAATCTTTTACTATTTTTATCATCTTCATTAAAATAGATTCCAAGTGGTATATTACTAAAGTATCTTTCACAAATTAAATGAAAGTCTCTTCCAGTTTTTAAACTTTCATAATATTCTCTACTACCTATATCATCATTTTTCCAATTTATTTTATCAATATATTTATACTTAAATTTTAGTGGGCATGACTTATATGTGTTAATTGAATTTTGACTATAAGAAAAATATTTTAATTTATCATTCAATCATATCACTTCTTTCTTAGCTTTATTTTTTAATAACTATTTATTATATATTAATTTAGCTTTCTTTCATCAATAGATTAACTTAACTCATTATATTCTAATTTGACCTTTTTTCAATAATATGTCGATTCAGCCTTCTTAAATAGACACATGGATTTTGTTCTTTTCTTTTATTCCCTATATCATTCTCATCTCTATAAGCACTTCCTGAAAGTACTAACATCTCCTTCGCTCTAGTGATTCCCACATATAAGAGTCTAATCTTCTCATTTATAGAATCAATTTTAGTTTGATAAGCGTAATCAGTTGAAATACTACCTTTTAATATAGCTTCAATTTCTGACTTAATAATAGCCATTGGATTTTTGTATTTTTCTTTTAAGTACCACTTATCACTCTGAAATTTCTGAGTAATATTGTCAGGAAAATTATATTCAACAAGACCTAATAAAAACACACAATCCCATTCCATTCCCTTTGATTTATGATAGTTACACAGTGTTATACTACCAAGTTCTGGCTCATATCCATTTATCTCATAAACTACATCTATTATGTGATTAAACACCTTATTTTTGACATCAAATAGAACATTATAAACATCTTCTAAGTCCATATGTATATTTTCTGAAACTAAATACTTTATATAAAAAGATATATAATCTAATACTGCTTTATCCTCTTTTTCTAAGTTGAGCTTTTTTCCAATAAATAGTATCAGCAGGTCTAACCTTATTATTGGGTATTCTAATATCTGTTTTATAATACCTATACCATCTTTAAAACTTGTATATATATCGCTTTCCTTATTAATTTCTAGTGGCTCAAATTTATCTTCGTTAAATTTAAAATCATATATAATTTCTTCTGTTGTATAGTTTTTTAATCCATCTAAAAAATTCTTTTCTTCTATTTCATTATCTGTATTTATAAAAACCTTACCAAGTACAGTTATTAACTTTTCTATATCATCGCAGTTTAACATAAAATCTATAATAGAAGCTATGTTATTTATAACCTTTCTTTTACTTAAAGAATTTGGACCCAATTCTTCAAATGTTAGACTATACTCTCTAAGTTCCTTAGCAACTTGTGTAACTTGTTCATTAAATGGAACTAGTATCCCTATACTCTTATCTGGGTATTTCTTTTTTATACCTTTAACATATTTAGCAGTTTGTTCTATTTCATTTTTCCAACTATCATACCATTTTACATTTATATTATAATGCTCTGGATTAGGGTTTTCTTTATATCCAATCCCAGTTGGAACAGTTTTTATTTGCATATCCTCAAGAGCATATCTGCATTCTTCTTGTTTAAATTCTTTTGTCACATATTCTACAAGTGTATTTGCTAAATCTAGTATATCTTTTGAACTTCTATTTGACATATCCATCCTATAACAACACTTTGCATTTTCTATGAATTCTTTAAAAAACTTAGGGTCTGATGATGAAAATGTACCTGTTATACTCTGATTTATATCGCCCACTCTAACTAAGTTATTGTTTTCACTAGATATAATTTTTATTATATTCCCTTGTATTTCATTTGAATCTTGACATTCATCTTCAAAAATATATTTATATCTAGTTTGGAATTTTTTTCTAAGACCTTCATCTAAGCTTAAAGTTTTTTCTGCTAAAATTAATATATCATCATAATCTAGCAAGCCATTTTGCTTTAATTTTCTATCATACAATTTGTATATTGGCAAAATCACTTTAAGCATGCCTTTGTGTCCTCTTGATAGTATCTCCTCAAGCTTATCTGGAGAAATTCCCTTGTATTTAAGTTCACTTATAGCATTTCCTGCAAATTCAAAAAAACCTCTCTCCCAAGCTTCAAGAGTTATCTCTTTCCACCTTTCATCTTTTTGTTCTTTTAAAAACCATCTAAATGCTCTTTCGCCTCCAGAAAATCTAAATTTATTTATACATTCATTTAATATAATACTTTTTTGCAAATCATCAGCTATATTAAAATCTTCACTCAACATTACTATTTCGGGTTTTTCCTTTATTATTTTTACAGCTAAACTATGTATAGTCATTACTTCATATGAGTTAATATCGTGTATTTCGTTTTCTTCAAGTATTCTTTTTATTCTACCTTTAAAATTATTTACAGCACTATTCATATATGTAAGAACTAATATTTTACCGCCTTTATGTTTCTGTTCAAGTAGTAGTTTAGCTACTAAATTTGTTATTATAAATGTTTTGCCAGCCCCAGGAACTGCTGGAACTGCCATAGTTCCATCCTCATAATTTATTATTGGTATTTGGTCTTCTCTATAATTTATATTAATCATAAATTTTATCTCCTTTATGTGAGAGTTTCAAAAGTGTACTATATAGCATACTTTCTTGAATATAGCCATTAATTGTGTATTCACTCTTATATGCATAAACATTCTTTGCACTTAACAATAAATTATATATTGTATTATATAGATAATATTTCTTGTAGTACTCTTCCATTTCATTTGTATAAATTTTTTTTTCTTCAAAAGATTTTCTAAGTACAATTAAATTACTTATATCTTTTTCTATTTTCATATTCCAAGAATTACTTCCTATATCTACCCAAATTTGAACACTTCTATCTATATTTGATGATATATATGAATAAGGAGTCGTTATTACTATTTTATCTTTATCTTTTAGCTCTTCTATATCAATAACAGAATAATAATCATTTATTGTCG
This sequence is a window from Clostridioides difficile. Protein-coding genes within it:
- a CDS encoding PD-(D/E)XK nuclease family protein, with translation MNDKLKYFSYSQNSINTYKSCPLKFKYKYIDKINWKNDDIGSREYYESLKTGRDFHLICERYFSNIPLGIYFNEDDKNSKRFLKWIENIKKIVPIEKEKIYLPEYEVRMNLNGDILQAKYDLIVIGKGNIEVWDWKTESKKINYKNVESRIQTIVYMFLAKEVIPKVLKIEVNVKDISMKYYQPEFDDLPITISYDEEKHEINRNKIQNYINMIKSTNYEEHTYEHNLYNDIEKVYNKEERMCYRNKSHCKYCEFNKLCNDKEIDYSILEAEIYGT
- a CDS encoding ATP-dependent helicase, whose translation is MININYREDQIPIINYEDGTMAVPAVPGAGKTFIITNLVAKLLLEQKHKGGKILVLTYMNSAVNNFKGRIKRILEENEIHDINSYEVMTIHSLAVKIIKEKPEIVMLSEDFNIADDLQKSIILNECINKFRFSGGERAFRWFLKEQKDERWKEITLEAWERGFFEFAGNAISELKYKGISPDKLEEILSRGHKGMLKVILPIYKLYDRKLKQNGLLDYDDILILAEKTLSLDEGLRKKFQTRYKYIFEDECQDSNEIQGNIIKIISSENNNLVRVGDINQSITGTFSSSDPKFFKEFIENAKCCYRMDMSNRSSKDILDLANTLVEYVTKEFKQEECRYALEDMQIKTVPTGIGYKENPNPEHYNINVKWYDSWKNEIEQTAKYVKGIKKKYPDKSIGILVPFNEQVTQVAKELREYSLTFEELGPNSLSKRKVINNIASIIDFMLNCDDIEKLITVLGKVFINTDNEIEEKNFLDGLKNYTTEEIIYDFKFNEDKFEPLEINKESDIYTSFKDGIGIIKQILEYPIIRLDLLILFIGKKLNLEKEDKAVLDYISFYIKYLVSENIHMDLEDVYNVLFDVKNKVFNHIIDVVYEINGYEPELGSITLCNYHKSKGMEWDCVFLLGLVEYNFPDNITQKFQSDKWYLKEKYKNPMAIIKSEIEAILKGSISTDYAYQTKIDSINEKIRLLYVGITRAKEMLVLSGSAYRDENDIGNKRKEQNPCVYLRRLNRHIIEKRSN